Within the Dechloromonas denitrificans genome, the region AGCCTTGAGGAAACCGCTTCGAGCATGGAACAGCTCACCGCCACAGTCCGCCATAATGCCGACAATGCCCGCCAGGCCCACGAATTGGCCGATAGCGCCCAGTCGGTTGCCGAGCAGGGCGGCGTGGTGGTCAGCAAGGTGGTCGATACGATGAGCTCGATCAATCAGGCCAGCCACAAGATCGCCGACATCATCGGGGTGATCGACGGCATTGCCTTCCAGACCAACATCCTGGCCTTGAATGCCGCGGTCGAGGCGGCGCGGGCCGGGGAGCAGGGGCGCGGCTTCGCCGTCGTCGCCACCGAGGTCCGTAACCTGGCGCAGCGCAGCGCGGCGGCCGCCAAGGAAATCAAGGGACTGATTTCGGACTCGGTCGATCGGGTCGAAGCCGGCAATCGTCTGGTCGATCAGGCCGGGCGGACAATGGAGGAGGTGGTGACCAGCATCAAACGGGTTGCCCGGATCGTCACCGATATTTCCGAGGCCAGCCGCGAACAGAGCTCCGGCATCGAGCAGGTCAGTCTGGCGGTCAGCCAGATGGACGAGGTGACCCAGCAAAATGCCGCCCTTGTCGAACAGGCCGCTGCGGCGGCCGAAAGCCTGGAAGGCCAGGCGCGCCAGTTGTCGGTGGCGGTTGCGATATTCCAGGTCAACGCCGGTAGCGACCGTGTCCGGCGGCTCGCCGGGGCACCCGCTGAGGCTGACAGCCAGCCCGAAGCGGCCAGGGCGCGCCGCAAGCCGGCGGCCTTGCCGGCATCGCTCGACGACGAGTGGGCCGAGTTCTGAGTGGTGATAATTGAGCGGAGGGCGGGGCAATGAAGAAAAATTTGCCGGTAACGGACCAGGAAGTCGTGCTCAGCCCCGACACGCTTATCGTTTCCAAAACGGACCTCAAGGGGATCATTACCTACGTTAATCGGGATTTTCTCGAAATCAGCGGGTTTGCCGAGGCCGAACTGATAGGCGAGCCACACAATCTGGTGCGTCACCCGGACATGCCGGTCGAGGCGTTTCGCGATCTGTGGGATACCTTGAAGCAAAATCGGCCATGGATGGGGTACGTCAAGAATCGCTGCAAGAATGGCGATTACTACTGGGTTGAAGCCAATGTGACGCCGATCTGGGAAAACGCTTCGGTTACCGGCTACATGTCGGTCCGGCGCCGCGCGGATCCGGCGGTTGTCCGCCAAGTTGACGAGGTTTATCGCCAGTTCCGCGAGAAGCGCCAGGGCCGGCTGCAGATTGTCAGGGGGGCGGCGGTTTCCGGCGGCGAAGGGTGGGCCGGCAAGCTGCGCGACATGGCGCTTTCGACCAAGCTGAATCTGGTCGGCCTATGCATGACGGCGATGCTGTTTATCCTCGGCTTTGCCGGCGATCGTCTCGGGGCCGGGGCACCGCTCATTGCGGTGGGCGGCTCAGTCATTGGTTTCGTGTTGTTGCGCCTGGTGGCGGCCGGCGTGCTGCAACCGCTCAGGGCGGTCAGCGATACTTTCCAGAAAATCGCTGCCGGCCAGTACGCCAACAAGTTCGATTTCAACCGTAATGACGAACTCGGCCAGGTCTTGCAGTCCATGCAAGCCATGCAGATCAAGCTCGGCTGTGACGTGGCGGAAGCCAATCGGATCGGCGAGGAGAATCTACGCGTCAGGATCGGTCTGGATAACGTGGCAACCAACGTGATGATCGCCGACGATGCGCTGAACATCATTTACATGAACCGGGCGATACACGAGATGTTTGCCGCGGCGGAAAGCGATATCCGCAAGGACTTGCCGCAATTTTCCCGGGCTACGCTGATCGGCACCAATATCGATATTTTCCACAAGCATCCGGCGCATCAGCGCGGCCTGCTGGCCGGGCTAAGTGGCACGCATCGGGCGTTGATCGAACTGGGCGGCCGGACGTTCTCCCTGGCCGTGACGCCGGTGATCAATGAGCGTCGGCAACGCGTCGGGTTCGCCGTTGAATGGCTTGATCGTACGGCTGAAGTGGCGGTCGAGGAGGAGGTTGCCGACATTGTCAGCGGGGCGGCGCGCGGTGATTTTGCGCGGCGCGTTACGGTCGATGGTAAAAGCGGCTTCTTTTTGCGCCTGGCCAACGATCTCAATCAGCTGCTGACGATCAGCCAGCAAGGTCTCGATGACATCGCCCATGTGCTTGGCGCCATGGCCGACGGCGATCTGACCAAGACGATATCGGCCAATTACGAAGGGACTTTCGGGCGGCTGAAAGACGGTGCCAACCTGACGGTAAACCGTTTGCGCGAAATCGTCGATCACATCAAACAGTCGACGGATGCGATCAATACTGCGGCCAAGGAAATCGCCGCCGGCAACCAGGATCTTTCCAGCCGCACCGAAGAGCAGGCGAGCAGCCTGGAGGAAACGGCGTCGAGCATGGAGCAACTGACCAGCACCGTCAAACAGAACGCCGAGAACTCGCGGCAAGCCAATGAACTGGCCGGTAGCGCCCAGCAGGTCGCCGTCAAGGGCGGCGAAATCGTCGGGCAGGTTGTCCAGACGATGAGTGCCATTCACCAGTCGAGCAGAAAAATCGCCGAAATTATCGGCGTCATCGACGGCATTGCCTTCCAGACCAATATCCTGGCCCTCAACGCTGCAGTCGAAGCGGCCCGGGCAGGCGAGCAGGGGCGCGGCTTCGCCGTCGTGGCGACCGAGGTGCGCAACCTGGCCCAGCGTAGTGCGGCGGCGGCCAAGGAAATCAAGGGCTTGATCTCCGATTCCGTCGAAAAAGTCGAAACCGGCAATAAACTGGTCGACCAAGCGGGGCAGACCATGGAAGATGTGGTGGGCAGCGTCAGACGCGTCGCCACGATCATGGCCGACATTTCCGCGGCCAGCCGCGAACAGAGTTCAGGCATCGAGCAGGTCTGCCTCGCGGTGACTCAGATGGATGAAGTGACGCAGCAGAACGCGGCGCTGGTCGAACAGGCGGCGGCGGCAGCAGAGAGCCTTGAAGAGCAGGTGTACAGCCTGGCCGAGGCCGTATCGGTATTTCAGCTGACCGAGAGCGGGCCGGTCCGGGAAATGGCGAGCCGGGTGTCACCGGGACGACAACAACAATCCAGGGCGGAGCGGCTGGGCGCCAGGAAGGCGCCGGCGCTTCCGGCCTCTTTGGACGATGAATGGGAGGAGTTTTGACCATGATAGATCTCAAAAAGCCGGGGTTTCCTCCGTCCTCAACAACTAGTTCCTTGACGGGGGGCTTGCCGCCCCGCGAGCAGGGGGCGCGGGAATTCGTTTTTTCCGCCGCTGATTTCGAACGGGTTCGCAAGCTGATTTATCAGCACGCCGGCATCTCGTTGTCGCCGGTCAAGCAGGACATGGTGTATTCGCGGCTGGCCCGCCGTCTTCGGGCGACCGGCAAACAGACTTTTGTCGATTATCTCGATGCCCTGGAAAAGAACGGCGGCGATGAATGGGAGCGTTTCGTCAATTCATTGACCACCAACCTGACCTCGTTTTTCCGCGAACCGCATCACTTTCCGATTCTTGCCGAACACCTGCGGCAAATCGGTACGCGGCGCCCGATCCGTATCTGGTGTTCGGCGGCATCGACTGGCGAAGAGCCTTATTCGATCGCCATAACGGTGGCCGAAACCTTCGGTACCAATACCTCGCATGTCTCGATCGTCGCCTCCGATCTTGATACCAACGTGCTGGCAACTGCCCGGAAAGCTGTCTATCCGCTTGAGCGGGTCGAGAAACTTTCGCCGGAGCGTTTGCGCAAGTTTTTCATGCGCGGAACCGGTAGCCAGGAAGGCTATGTCTCCGTCCGGCCCGAGTTGAAGGACATGATCGAGTTTCAACGGGTCAATCTGCTGGATGCGCACTATTCGGTCAAAGGGCCGCTCGACATCATCTTCTGCCGCAATGTGATGATCTATTTCGACAAGCCGACCCAGTACAAGATACTTTCCCGATTTGCGCCCATGCTGCAGCCGGATGGTTTGATGTTGGCTGGGCATTCGGAGAGTTTCTTGCACGCGGCCGATCTGTTCAAGTCGTTGGGCAAGACGGTCTACGCCCTGGCCAAGCCCAGGTAGAAGGGGAGACGTGGCGCACGCCTACGACGAGCATCTGGCCAGCAATCGTTACCATGATCGGAACTTCGGGCTGGAGGCAGCGAAGATTTTGCCCGGGGAGTACTTCGTCTCCGAAAGCGGGATGCTGCTGGTAACGGTCCTTGGCTCATGTGTTGCCGCCTGCATTCGCGATACCGATGCCGGCGTTGGCGGGATGAATCATTTCATGTTGCCCGATGACGGCGGGCGGGAGACAGTCGGTTCTTCGGCACGCTATGGCACTTATGCCATGGAAGTGTTGATCAATCATCTGCTCAAAATGGGCGCCCGACGCAATCGCCTGGAGGCCAAGGTTTTCGGTGGTGGGGCGGTTCTGGCGAGTCTGTCGAGCAGCAATGTCGGCGTGCGCAATGCCGAGTTCGTGCTGAATTACCTGAAGACAGAAAAAATTCCTGTCGTGGCCAAGGATTTGCTTGATTCATATCCACGAAAAGTCTATTACTTTCCGCAAACTGGGCGTGTTCTGGTAAAGAAGTTGCACCGGGTGCACAATGAAACCTTGTTCAGTCGCGAACGCGACTACAAGGAGCGTCTGTCAAGCGCCAAGGTGGAAGGCGATATCGAATTGTTCATTTGATATGTTTTCCCCGATATAAATACCCAATTTATCCAATCTATGCCGAAAAAAACCCGAGTATTGATCGTTGATGATTCCGCAACAATGCGCAGCGTGCTGGCTGAGATGATCAATGCTACGCCGGATCTGGAGGTTGTCGGCATGGCTCCCGATGCTGTCGTTGCCCGTGAAATGATCAAGGCGCTCAATCCTGATGTGCTGACGCTCGATTTCAATATGCCGAAGATGGATGGCGTGGAGTTTCTCGATCGTCTGATGCGTCTGCGGCCGATGCCGGTGGTGATGGTTTCATCCTTCACCGAAGCCGGGTCGGAGACGACATTGAAAGCGCTTGAGCTGGGGGCGGTCGATTTCATCGGCAAACCGCGAGCCGACGGCAGTAAACGCATGGAAGACTACGCGGAGGAACTGACCGAGAAAATTCGCGGCGCCCGGGGGGCCCGGGTTCGCCGTTTGTCGACGCCGCATGCCGGGGCGTCGTCTCCGGCGCCGCTCCCGTCATCTGCTTCCCCGACGTCGCCGGCGCGCAGCATGCCGAGCGGCAAAATCCTTTTCGTCGGCGCGTCGACCGGCGGAACCGAGGCGATCAAGGATTTTCTCCTCGGGCTTCCCGCCGATTGTCCGCCTGTTCTGATCGTTCAGCATATGCCGGAGGCGTTTACCGCCTCCTTCGCTCGCCGTCTTGATGGCCTTTGCGCGCCCCGCGTATTGGAAGCCCAAGGAAATGAAAAGGTCGAATCGGGGAAAGTGTATATCGCACCCGGGCACTCCCATTTGAGGATCCGCCGCACGCCGTCGGGTTATGTTACCGAGTTGCTTGCGACGGAACCGGTGAACCGGCATCGGCCTTCGGTCGACGTGCTTTTCGATTCGGCTGCCAGCCTGGTCGGGCGGCAAGCCATCGGCGTCATTCTCACCGGAATGGGCAAGGATGGTGCACAAGGATTGCTGCGCATGCGTCAGTCCGGCGCTCGTACCTTCGGGCAGGACGAGGCGAGCTGCGTGGTATATGGGATGCCGCGCGAAGCTTTTCTGATCGGGGCTGTCGAGGAACAGTGCGGGCTTGACGACATTTCCAAGCGCGTTTTGCAGGCGGCGAGCCGCTAGTTTTTTGGGGCTTGTCGCTGATGGACAAAGTATTACACTAAGTATCGATTCAGATTTCACAAAAATAGGAAATCAAATGCACGCAAATGTTCTCACGGAAGCTGGAAAAACAGTGATCAAACTGACCGGCAGGTTCGACTTCAACACCCATCGCGAGTTTCGCGGCGCCTATGAACCACTGGTCGGCGATCCGACGATTCGCACCGTGGTTGTTGATCTGTCGGGGGTCGACTACCTCGATAGTTCGGCGCTCGGCATGCTGCTGATGTTGCGCGACAAGTTGGGGGGAGCCAACAAGGAGGTTGCACTGGCCGGAGTTCGTGGTAACGTAAAGCAAGTGCTAGATATTGCCAATTTTAGTAAATTATTCCCAATTTTGTAAGATAATGACTCCTGTGGTCGTTGCTGTGGAATGTGGGGAGCAGTGGTATGCGCCAGGGGGCCGTGATTTATCGGCCATGGAAAAGCGTGTATTCTAGATATCGCTTGGGTCGATAAGCAGACCACTAGGCCGATTGCAAGACGTGCGAGGGAATGACGATGTCAGAGTTGTTAAAAAATATTGATGCGCGAACGAAGCTTGCAGGCACCAACAAGCTTGAGATTTTGTTGTTCTTTCTTGGCGTGGACCACCGAACAGGCCGCCGGGAAACCTATGGCATCAATGTTTTCAAGGTGCGCGAGGTGATGCGGACTCCGCTTATTACCGCGGCTCCCGAGATGCCGGCTTCAGTCGAGGGAATGGTTAGTCTGCGTGGCGCGCTGGTCCCTGTCATCGACTTGGCCAAGTATTCGGGAATTTCGGCTGAAACGCCGCGCGAGATCATGATCGTGACCGAATATAACGGCCATACGCAAGGCTTTCTGGTCGAGGGGGTCGATACGATTCTGCGCCTTGACTGGAGCAAGATGCGTGTCCCGCCGGAAATGCTGACGGCCCAGACCGGTGGTTTGGTAACCGCCGTGACCGAGCTCGAAGATGGTCGGCTGGTGATGATGATGGATGTCGAAAAGGTGCTTTCCGAAACGACCGGTATCGACAACGAAATAATGTTCCGCGGCGTCGTGCCCCTGGATCGGCCGGATGCCACGGTTTTCTATTGCGACGACTCCAGTGTGGCGCGCAAACAGATCGAGCGAACCTTGTCGGTGATGGGGGTCAAGGGCATCAGTGCGGTGAATGGCCGCATGATGTGGGAAGAGCTTGAGCGTGTGGCGACCTATGCGCAGACTATTGATAAACCGGTTTCGTCGATTGTCAGCTTGGTGTTGACCGATATCGAGATGCCGGAAATGGATGGTTACATCCTGACCAGAAGAATCAAATCCGACCCGCGCTTCAACGGGGTTCCGGTGATCATGCATTCATCCCTGTCAGGCATGTCGAACCAGCAGCTCGGCCTGTCGGTCGGGGTCGATGAATACGTGCCCAAGTTCGAGCCGCAGCGGTTGTCGGAAACCCTGGCTCGCCGCCTGGGTGTCGAGAACGTGCCGGTCAAGGCAGCGTGAGTATTAGCGGGGGATGGTTATGAATCTCGTTGAAAACAAGAATCTGCTCGACAGCGTTGACGCGCGCACTCGCCTTGCAGGTTCCAACAAAATGGAAATCCTGCTTTTTACGCTGGGTACCCGAGAAATATTCGGCATCAATGTCTTCAAGGTGCGTGAAGTGGGGCGGACGCCGCACATCACGAAAACGCCGAATATGCCGCGTGGTGTCGAAGGCTTGATTTCCTTGCGCGGCAATGTGATTCCGGTTCTCTCGCTGGCCCCCTTCATGCAGCTCGACGGTGTTCCGGAGGGCTTGGGCAAGACGATGATGGTTGCCGAATATTCCAAACGGACACTCGGTTTCCTGGTGCACGAGGTTGATCGCATCATTCGCGTGGACTGGGAGCGGGTCAAGGCGCCGGAAAGCGTCTTGTCTACCAATCAGGGGCTGATTACTGCGGTGATCGAACTGGATGGCGGCGGGCTGGTTTCGATCCTTGATGTCGAGCAGGTTTTGGCCAATGCCTTTGGCGAGGCGATGATCGTTGACATCACGCCGGCCAGGGTAAGTCCTGATACCAATGTATTTTTTGTCGATGATTCGGTGGTTGCCCGCCGGAAGATTGCCGAAGTTCTCGATAAATTGGGCGTGCGTCATAAGCATGCTACCAATGGCATGGAGGCATGGACCCGCCTGCAAGGTATCGCGGCCCATTCGCTGCAGAGTGGCGGCAACATTCGCGACGAGATTCGGCTGATTCTGGTTGATGCGGAAATGCCCGAGATGGACGGCTATGTGCTGACCAAAAACATCAAATCAGACGCCCGTTTCGAGGGAGTGCCGGTCGTCATGCACTCGTCTCTGTCCTCCGAAGCCAATCGTGCGATGGGCAAATCGGTGGGCGTTGATGCCTATGTCGCAAAATTCGATGCCGAGGCGCTGGCTGATACATTGCGTCCCTTGATTGAACGATAACAAGCAAAAACTCCGGAGTACCGCATGGCAGCTGATCCAAAAATGAGATTCCTGGTGGTGGATGATTTTTCCACCATGCGTCGAATTGTTCGCAATCTTCTCAAGGAACTGGGCTTTACCAATGTCGATGAAGCCGAAGATGGCGCAATCGCATTGCAGAAGCTGCAGGGTGGTGGGTTCGAGTTTGTCGTTACCGACTGGAACATGCCGAACATGGATGGCTTGACCCTGCTGCAATCGATCAGGGCAACTCCCAATCTCAAGCATTTGCCGGTGTTGATGATTACCGCTGAGGCCAAGAAGGAAAACATTATTGCCGCGGCTCAAGCTGGTGCCAGCGGATATATTGTCAAGCCGTTCACGGCCGGGACCTTGTCAGAAAAGCTGAACAAGATTTTCGAGAAAATGGGCCAGGCCTAAGGGGGAGTCATGAGTACAACCAACGATTCCAACGACCTCGAGGCACTCTTCGATTCAATCGCCTCCGACTACGCCCCGGCGCCTGCCGCGGTCGTGGCGCCTGTTGCCGCGCCGGCTGCCAGCTCGGCACCGAGTGGTCCTGACAGCGATGACCTTCAGGCCTTGTTCGATAGCGTGGCCGCCGATGCACAAGCCGCCAACGCGGACGATGTTTCCAATGAGGAATGGCCAAAGCAGGAAGCCGTCTTCAATCGTATCGGTCACATGGCGCGTGCCTTGCACGATACCCTTGGCCAGCTTGGCTATGACAAGTTTCTCGAAAAGACTGTCTCGGCCCTGCCGGATGCCAAGGACCGCCTGGCCTATATTGCCAATCTGACGGAACAGGCTGCCTGTCGTGTTCTGAACGCCACCGATATCGCCGGTCCGCTGGTTAACGAGGTCGAAAATGACTCTCGCGCGCTCGGCGCGCGTTGGGACCAGGTTTTCGCCAATCAGATGGGGACTGATGAGTTCAAGAAGTTGGCGACGGAAACGCGAGCCTTCCTGAGCGAGCAGTTGCCGCAAAAAACCCAGGCGACCCATGCGCAGCTGACTGAAATCATGATGGCCCAGGATTTTCAGGATCTTACCGGGCAGGTAATCAAGAAAATCGTAGGTCTGGCGCAAGAGCTGGAATCCGGGTTGATGGGGGTGCTCATCGAAGTGCTTCCTGAGACGAAGCGGACTGTAGAAGTGACCAGTCTGATGAATGGCCCTGTTGTCAATGCGGCGGGCCGTACCGATGTTGTCGTTAACCAAGAGCAAGTCGATGATTTGCTGGATAGCCTCGGTTTCTGAGGGGGATCGAAAATGAGCGACTTTGCCGGAATGGAAGAACTTCTGCAGGATTTTTTGCAGGAGGCATACGACCTGCTGTCCGATGTGGACAACAAACTGGTTGATCTTGAAAAGACGCCTGATGATCGGGTGCTTCTCAACGACATCTTTCGCGGCTTTCACACAGTCAAGGGCGGCGCGGGGTTTCTCAACGCCGCTGAACTGGTAACGCTATGCCATCTCACGGAAAATCTGTTCGATCGCCTGCGCAACGGTGAATTGGAATTAAACCCGGAGCTGATGGACGTCATCATGGCGGCGACCAAAGGCGTCCGCGAAATGTTTGGCGAACTGGGGCAGATGGTTCTGCCGCAGCCGGCAGACCCGCATGTTATCGCGGCGTTGCAGGGTG harbors:
- the cheD gene encoding chemoreceptor glutamine deamidase CheD — encoded protein: MAHAYDEHLASNRYHDRNFGLEAAKILPGEYFVSESGMLLVTVLGSCVAACIRDTDAGVGGMNHFMLPDDGGRETVGSSARYGTYAMEVLINHLLKMGARRNRLEAKVFGGGAVLASLSSSNVGVRNAEFVLNYLKTEKIPVVAKDLLDSYPRKVYYFPQTGRVLVKKLHRVHNETLFSRERDYKERLSSAKVEGDIELFI
- a CDS encoding methyl-accepting chemotaxis protein, encoding MKKNLPVTDQEVVLSPDTLIVSKTDLKGIITYVNRDFLEISGFAEAELIGEPHNLVRHPDMPVEAFRDLWDTLKQNRPWMGYVKNRCKNGDYYWVEANVTPIWENASVTGYMSVRRRADPAVVRQVDEVYRQFREKRQGRLQIVRGAAVSGGEGWAGKLRDMALSTKLNLVGLCMTAMLFILGFAGDRLGAGAPLIAVGGSVIGFVLLRLVAAGVLQPLRAVSDTFQKIAAGQYANKFDFNRNDELGQVLQSMQAMQIKLGCDVAEANRIGEENLRVRIGLDNVATNVMIADDALNIIYMNRAIHEMFAAAESDIRKDLPQFSRATLIGTNIDIFHKHPAHQRGLLAGLSGTHRALIELGGRTFSLAVTPVINERRQRVGFAVEWLDRTAEVAVEEEVADIVSGAARGDFARRVTVDGKSGFFLRLANDLNQLLTISQQGLDDIAHVLGAMADGDLTKTISANYEGTFGRLKDGANLTVNRLREIVDHIKQSTDAINTAAKEIAAGNQDLSSRTEEQASSLEETASSMEQLTSTVKQNAENSRQANELAGSAQQVAVKGGEIVGQVVQTMSAIHQSSRKIAEIIGVIDGIAFQTNILALNAAVEAARAGEQGRGFAVVATEVRNLAQRSAAAAKEIKGLISDSVEKVETGNKLVDQAGQTMEDVVGSVRRVATIMADISAASREQSSGIEQVCLAVTQMDEVTQQNAALVEQAAAAAESLEEQVYSLAEAVSVFQLTESGPVREMASRVSPGRQQQSRAERLGARKAPALPASLDDEWEEF
- a CDS encoding STAS domain-containing protein; the encoded protein is MHANVLTEAGKTVIKLTGRFDFNTHREFRGAYEPLVGDPTIRTVVVDLSGVDYLDSSALGMLLMLRDKLGGANKEVALAGVRGNVKQVLDIANFSKLFPIL
- the cheY gene encoding chemotaxis response regulator CheY, producing the protein MAADPKMRFLVVDDFSTMRRIVRNLLKELGFTNVDEAEDGAIALQKLQGGGFEFVVTDWNMPNMDGLTLLQSIRATPNLKHLPVLMITAEAKKENIIAAAQAGASGYIVKPFTAGTLSEKLNKIFEKMGQA
- the cheZ gene encoding protein phosphatase CheZ: MSTTNDSNDLEALFDSIASDYAPAPAAVVAPVAAPAASSAPSGPDSDDLQALFDSVAADAQAANADDVSNEEWPKQEAVFNRIGHMARALHDTLGQLGYDKFLEKTVSALPDAKDRLAYIANLTEQAACRVLNATDIAGPLVNEVENDSRALGARWDQVFANQMGTDEFKKLATETRAFLSEQLPQKTQATHAQLTEIMMAQDFQDLTGQVIKKIVGLAQELESGLMGVLIEVLPETKRTVEVTSLMNGPVVNAAGRTDVVVNQEQVDDLLDSLGF
- a CDS encoding chemotaxis protein gives rise to the protein MSELLKNIDARTKLAGTNKLEILLFFLGVDHRTGRRETYGINVFKVREVMRTPLITAAPEMPASVEGMVSLRGALVPVIDLAKYSGISAETPREIMIVTEYNGHTQGFLVEGVDTILRLDWSKMRVPPEMLTAQTGGLVTAVTELEDGRLVMMMDVEKVLSETTGIDNEIMFRGVVPLDRPDATVFYCDDSSVARKQIERTLSVMGVKGISAVNGRMMWEELERVATYAQTIDKPVSSIVSLVLTDIEMPEMDGYILTRRIKSDPRFNGVPVIMHSSLSGMSNQQLGLSVGVDEYVPKFEPQRLSETLARRLGVENVPVKAA
- a CDS encoding CheR family methyltransferase, whose product is MIDLKKPGFPPSSTTSSLTGGLPPREQGAREFVFSAADFERVRKLIYQHAGISLSPVKQDMVYSRLARRLRATGKQTFVDYLDALEKNGGDEWERFVNSLTTNLTSFFREPHHFPILAEHLRQIGTRRPIRIWCSAASTGEEPYSIAITVAETFGTNTSHVSIVASDLDTNVLATARKAVYPLERVEKLSPERLRKFFMRGTGSQEGYVSVRPELKDMIEFQRVNLLDAHYSVKGPLDIIFCRNVMIYFDKPTQYKILSRFAPMLQPDGLMLAGHSESFLHAADLFKSLGKTVYALAKPR
- a CDS encoding protein-glutamate methylesterase/protein-glutamine glutaminase; protein product: MPKKTRVLIVDDSATMRSVLAEMINATPDLEVVGMAPDAVVAREMIKALNPDVLTLDFNMPKMDGVEFLDRLMRLRPMPVVMVSSFTEAGSETTLKALELGAVDFIGKPRADGSKRMEDYAEELTEKIRGARGARVRRLSTPHAGASSPAPLPSSASPTSPARSMPSGKILFVGASTGGTEAIKDFLLGLPADCPPVLIVQHMPEAFTASFARRLDGLCAPRVLEAQGNEKVESGKVYIAPGHSHLRIRRTPSGYVTELLATEPVNRHRPSVDVLFDSAASLVGRQAIGVILTGMGKDGAQGLLRMRQSGARTFGQDEASCVVYGMPREAFLIGAVEEQCGLDDISKRVLQAASR
- a CDS encoding chemotaxis protein, whose translation is MNLVENKNLLDSVDARTRLAGSNKMEILLFTLGTREIFGINVFKVREVGRTPHITKTPNMPRGVEGLISLRGNVIPVLSLAPFMQLDGVPEGLGKTMMVAEYSKRTLGFLVHEVDRIIRVDWERVKAPESVLSTNQGLITAVIELDGGGLVSILDVEQVLANAFGEAMIVDITPARVSPDTNVFFVDDSVVARRKIAEVLDKLGVRHKHATNGMEAWTRLQGIAAHSLQSGGNIRDEIRLILVDAEMPEMDGYVLTKNIKSDARFEGVPVVMHSSLSSEANRAMGKSVGVDAYVAKFDAEALADTLRPLIER